A genome region from Pseudomonas helmanticensis includes the following:
- a CDS encoding TetR/AcrR family transcriptional regulator, translated as MNKSTNTETRDIILDVTEKLIYKSGIAATSMDLLVKTAGVSRKSIYRYFADKDALTVAALQRRDERWMHWYRNAVDQAETPAGRLLNLFTVLKSWFASEGFRGCAFINTSGETGDPQNPVRRVAKEHKQKLLDYVCELCTEHGAEDPQQLARQLLILIDGAITVALVMGDHSAADNAQCMARKLLDL; from the coding sequence ATGAACAAATCAACCAACACAGAAACCCGCGACATCATCCTCGACGTCACCGAAAAGTTGATCTACAAAAGTGGCATCGCTGCCACCAGCATGGATCTCCTGGTGAAAACCGCCGGCGTCTCGAGAAAAAGCATTTACCGCTACTTCGCCGACAAGGACGCGCTGACCGTCGCCGCCCTGCAACGCCGCGACGAGCGCTGGATGCACTGGTACAGAAACGCTGTCGATCAGGCCGAAACCCCGGCCGGGCGCCTGCTCAACCTGTTTACCGTACTCAAGAGCTGGTTCGCCTCGGAAGGCTTCCGTGGCTGCGCGTTCATCAACACCAGCGGCGAGACCGGTGATCCACAGAACCCGGTACGGCGGGTCGCCAAAGAACACAAACAGAAGCTGCTCGACTACGTGTGCGAGTTGTGTACCGAACATGGCGCCGAAGATCCGCAACAGTTAGCCAGACAGTTGCTGATTCTGATTGACGGGGCCATTACCGTCGCGCTTGTCATGGGTGATCACAGTGCCGCCGATAATGCGCAATGCATGGCGCG
- the pssA gene encoding CDP-diacylglycerol--serine O-phosphatidyltransferase, which produces MPLLFKRSLLPKLRSFPLTAEAVTILSGAAEFRRCLLEKIATATQRIYIVALYLQQDEAGQEILDALHAAKLKRPELEIAVVVDWLRAQRGLIGAGKQPGNAAWYQEITRTHQSEVPVYGVPVQTRELFGVLHLKGFVIDDCVVYSGASLNNVYLHKFDKYRFDRYHLLQSHELADSMHHLVKHGLIESKAVHRLDLPNLPTTRSLRNDIGDLRSRLKYATYDTATGSTARDGLSVTPLLGVGKNNPLNRAIIELIASAQKQLTICTPYFNLPLGVIREINRALARGVKIDIVVGDKTANDFYIPPSEPFKVIAALPYLYEISLRRFAKRHQRTIDSGQLNLHLWRDGDNTYHLKGMWIDQRYTLLTGNNLNPRAFRLDLENALLIDDPKGEWLAPRAKELEEIFRHTTRIDSFQNLETLPEYPGAVAKFLKRVSRVRIERLLYRIL; this is translated from the coding sequence ATGCCGTTGCTTTTCAAACGTTCCTTGCTGCCCAAACTGCGCAGCTTTCCGCTGACCGCCGAGGCCGTGACCATTCTGTCCGGCGCCGCCGAGTTTCGTCGTTGCCTGCTGGAGAAAATCGCCACGGCGACCCAGCGCATCTACATCGTCGCGCTGTATCTGCAGCAAGACGAAGCCGGTCAGGAAATCCTCGATGCCCTGCACGCTGCCAAGCTCAAGCGCCCCGAGCTGGAAATCGCCGTGGTCGTCGATTGGCTGCGCGCCCAGCGCGGCTTGATCGGTGCGGGCAAACAGCCGGGTAACGCGGCGTGGTATCAAGAGATTACCCGCACGCACCAGAGCGAAGTGCCGGTCTACGGCGTCCCGGTGCAAACCCGCGAACTGTTTGGCGTCCTGCACCTGAAAGGCTTCGTGATCGACGATTGTGTGGTCTACAGCGGTGCGAGCCTGAACAACGTCTACCTGCACAAGTTCGACAAGTATCGCTTCGACCGTTATCACCTTCTGCAAAGCCACGAGCTGGCGGACTCGATGCATCATCTGGTCAAGCATGGCCTGATCGAATCGAAAGCTGTGCATCGTCTCGACCTGCCGAACCTGCCGACCACGCGCAGCCTGCGCAATGACATCGGTGATCTGCGCAGTCGCCTCAAATACGCGACCTACGACACGGCCACTGGCAGCACCGCCAGAGATGGCTTGTCGGTTACGCCGTTGCTGGGTGTCGGCAAGAACAACCCGCTGAACCGCGCGATTATCGAACTGATCGCCAGCGCGCAAAAGCAGCTGACCATCTGCACGCCATATTTCAACCTGCCGTTGGGGGTGATCCGCGAGATCAACCGCGCGCTGGCTCGTGGCGTGAAGATCGACATCGTGGTCGGCGACAAGACCGCCAACGACTTCTACATCCCGCCAAGCGAGCCGTTCAAGGTGATCGCGGCGTTGCCGTATCTCTACGAAATCAGCCTGCGCCGGTTTGCCAAGCGGCATCAGCGCACGATCGACAGCGGGCAGTTGAACCTGCACCTGTGGCGTGATGGCGACAACACCTATCACCTCAAAGGCATGTGGATCGACCAGCGTTATACCCTGCTGACCGGCAACAACCTCAATCCCCGGGCGTTCCGTCTCGATCTGGAAAATGCCTTGCTGATCGATGATCCGAAAGGAGAATGGCTGGCGCCACGGGCGAAGGAGCTGGAAGAGATTTTCCGCCATACCACGCGGATCGACAGCTTTCAGAATCTGGAGACGCTGCCGGAGTACCCAGGCGCGGTGGCCAAGTTTCTCAAGCGCGTGAGCCGGGTGCGGATCGAGCGGTTGCTTTACCGGATTCTCTAA